The Deltaproteobacteria bacterium genome contains a region encoding:
- a CDS encoding integration host factor subunit beta: protein MLKSDLIAILVAKRQLTQKQAELTIETIFESMKAALCKGDNIEIRGLGAFHVKNYQGYNGRNPKTGEVIPVKPKRGILFRTGKELRDRVNRAHAPQKQPSAPPKSETGTA, encoded by the coding sequence ATGCTGAAGAGCGATCTGATCGCCATTCTGGTGGCAAAGCGCCAGCTCACGCAAAAGCAGGCTGAGCTCACCATCGAGACGATCTTCGAGTCGATGAAAGCGGCCCTCTGCAAGGGCGATAACATCGAAATTCGCGGTCTTGGCGCATTCCACGTCAAGAACTACCAGGGGTACAACGGGCGTAACCCCAAGACGGGAGAAGTGATCCCCGTCAAGCCGAAGCGGGGCATCCTCTTCCGCACCGGCAAGGAGCTGCGCGACCGGGTGAACCGGGCGCACGCGCCGCAGAAGCAGCCTTCGGCGCCGCCGAAGTCCGAGACCGGCACGGCGTAG